Proteins co-encoded in one Crateriforma spongiae genomic window:
- a CDS encoding family 78 glycoside hydrolase catalytic domain, translating into MKTLLLTLCVFLLGSSPSFGDELSKIMLGQLTVEHLHNPIQLDQPMPRLSWKILSDDETTRNVVQKSYQVLVASRPELLSGEKADLWDSGVVESDQSVLVPYEGKTLTSRQTCYWKVRVTDNHGRRSGWSNVGTWSMALLDPADWSGSQWIGLKEDTRDSDLACRWSLTLKKSLRSHPSPLLRKDVSLDKVIRKAIAYVSGVGYADFYINGQKVGDAVLDPGQTNYGQHTLYVAHDVTDSLQTGTNALGFWLGNGFYGQNIGFDGKFGYGQPSVRAKIFIKYADGSTDEIVTDESWKATVSPTIFDNVYWGETYDARQEIDGWAQPELDDSDWQTAVQKEPPCPDNRLRPQLLPPIKEVQRLQPVSIKEVAPETWLFDFGKNIAGWVEMEVSQDPGDVIEILPAEVLDKVTGRADQRTYGGAPGRPYELYHVCKGGGSESWSPRFTYSGFQYVEISGLKNPPTKDSVTAVFVRSDVKRTGSFECSEDLLNEQYAASLLSLEGNWHSLPEDCPHREKCGWLGDAHATADLSLFNYDMNTFYLKYIRDIEDSRRKDGRLRRVRPKSAGVPTMVAPGKRANRIANIDWGVAYLILPWRLYVHTGDAEAFRSRFDHVKDFLAYYRTYRNKQGVIDNGLGDWCPPRWDRKQAPEYMECHPYVSGTAFYFQALHIASQMAQVLGDDRYSRQCLEEAEEIKTVFEKVYLQPIKDSDLKHYGSQTATVMALKLGMVSKDDTDDRVEGLVHDINGLHDGHHACGIHGLRHLYTVLAEQGRDALAYEMLADTAFPSPGYVLSCGLSTWPERRWEWKKERYYRNSFNHPMNGGFAAFMHESLGGINPDPASPGYKHFYLQPRLTAQLAWASASTESPYGVVRSEWKTEGDMFRWEIEIPVNTTATVRIPCSPNAELWENGRQVKDASPATDSRGEQWFELKLGSGIFRFEVRRQKVAE; encoded by the coding sequence ATGAAAACTCTACTACTCACCCTTTGCGTCTTCCTACTGGGCTCTAGTCCATCTTTCGGCGACGAACTATCTAAGATTATGCTGGGGCAATTGACGGTCGAACATCTGCACAATCCGATTCAACTGGACCAGCCGATGCCGCGGTTGAGCTGGAAGATTCTTTCGGATGATGAGACGACTCGTAATGTGGTGCAGAAGTCCTATCAGGTTTTGGTTGCCAGCCGGCCTGAGTTGCTGTCTGGGGAAAAGGCTGACCTTTGGGATAGCGGTGTCGTCGAGTCGGATCAGTCGGTGCTGGTGCCCTATGAAGGCAAGACGCTGACCAGTCGCCAAACGTGCTACTGGAAGGTTCGCGTTACCGACAACCACGGTCGCCGAAGTGGCTGGTCGAATGTGGGAACGTGGTCAATGGCACTGCTGGATCCCGCCGACTGGTCTGGTTCACAGTGGATCGGTTTGAAAGAGGACACACGTGATTCGGATTTGGCGTGTCGTTGGAGTCTGACGCTCAAGAAGTCGCTGCGATCGCACCCGTCGCCGCTGCTGCGAAAGGACGTGTCGCTGGACAAAGTCATTCGCAAAGCGATTGCCTACGTCAGCGGCGTTGGCTATGCCGACTTCTATATCAACGGCCAAAAGGTTGGCGACGCAGTGCTGGATCCGGGCCAAACGAACTACGGACAACATACTCTTTACGTTGCTCATGACGTGACCGATTCGCTGCAGACAGGAACAAACGCGTTGGGGTTCTGGCTGGGCAACGGTTTCTATGGGCAGAACATCGGATTTGACGGAAAGTTCGGCTACGGCCAGCCGAGCGTACGAGCCAAAATTTTCATCAAATACGCCGATGGAAGTACGGACGAAATCGTGACCGATGAAAGCTGGAAAGCGACGGTCAGCCCGACGATTTTCGACAACGTGTACTGGGGTGAGACCTATGACGCGCGGCAGGAGATTGATGGCTGGGCGCAGCCTGAATTGGACGATTCCGATTGGCAAACAGCAGTGCAAAAAGAGCCGCCATGCCCGGACAATCGGCTTCGGCCTCAGTTGCTGCCGCCGATCAAGGAAGTCCAACGTCTACAGCCGGTGTCGATCAAAGAGGTGGCTCCCGAAACGTGGCTGTTCGACTTCGGCAAGAACATCGCCGGCTGGGTCGAGATGGAAGTCTCGCAAGATCCCGGTGATGTGATTGAGATCCTGCCTGCTGAGGTACTGGACAAGGTGACCGGGCGAGCGGACCAGCGGACCTACGGGGGTGCACCGGGCCGGCCCTATGAACTGTATCATGTGTGCAAAGGAGGCGGTTCCGAATCGTGGTCGCCCAGGTTCACGTATTCCGGCTTCCAGTACGTCGAAATCAGCGGACTGAAGAATCCTCCGACCAAGGACAGCGTCACCGCTGTTTTCGTTCGAAGCGATGTAAAGCGAACAGGATCATTTGAATGTTCTGAGGATCTGTTGAACGAACAATACGCAGCCAGTTTGCTGAGCTTGGAAGGCAACTGGCATTCGCTGCCGGAAGATTGTCCGCATCGTGAAAAGTGTGGTTGGCTGGGTGACGCTCACGCGACGGCGGACCTGAGCCTGTTCAACTACGACATGAACACCTTTTACCTGAAGTACATTCGCGACATCGAAGACAGCCGTCGCAAGGATGGTCGTCTCCGTCGCGTTCGACCGAAGAGTGCGGGCGTTCCCACGATGGTGGCTCCGGGCAAACGAGCCAACCGGATCGCGAACATTGATTGGGGTGTCGCCTACCTAATTCTGCCGTGGCGTTTGTACGTTCACACGGGCGATGCGGAGGCGTTCCGTTCTCGTTTCGATCATGTGAAGGATTTCCTGGCCTACTATCGCACTTACAGAAACAAACAAGGCGTGATCGACAACGGTCTGGGTGATTGGTGCCCGCCGCGATGGGATCGCAAGCAGGCTCCTGAGTACATGGAGTGTCATCCGTACGTATCGGGAACCGCTTTCTATTTCCAGGCGTTGCACATCGCCAGCCAGATGGCGCAGGTTTTGGGCGATGACCGATACAGTCGGCAGTGCCTTGAGGAAGCGGAGGAAATCAAAACCGTGTTTGAAAAGGTTTACCTGCAGCCAATCAAGGACAGCGATCTGAAACACTACGGCAGCCAAACCGCGACGGTGATGGCGTTGAAGTTGGGAATGGTTTCCAAGGACGACACGGACGATCGTGTTGAAGGCTTGGTGCATGACATCAACGGTCTGCACGACGGTCATCATGCTTGCGGAATTCACGGACTACGGCATCTGTATACGGTGCTCGCCGAACAGGGACGAGACGCGTTGGCTTACGAGATGCTGGCCGACACAGCGTTCCCCAGCCCAGGCTATGTGCTCAGTTGTGGTTTATCGACTTGGCCCGAACGTCGTTGGGAGTGGAAGAAGGAACGCTACTATCGCAATTCGTTCAATCACCCAATGAACGGCGGCTTCGCGGCATTCATGCACGAATCACTCGGCGGTATCAATCCGGACCCTGCATCACCCGGCTACAAGCATTTTTACTTGCAACCTCGATTGACCGCCCAACTCGCTTGGGCATCCGCCAGCACCGAATCGCCATATGGCGTAGTGCGTAGCGAATGGAAAACCGAAGGCGACATGTTCCGGTGGGAGATCGAGATCCCGGTCAACACGACCGCAACCGTACGTATTCCTTGTTCACCGAACGCCGAACTATGGGAAAACGGTCGTCAAGTAAAAGACGCTTCGCCGGCCACCGATTCCAGAGGCGAACAATGGTTTGAGCTGAAACTCGGATCAGGAATCTTTCGCTTCGAAGTCCGCCGGCAGAAGGTAGCCGAATGA
- a CDS encoding family 78 glycoside hydrolase catalytic domain, with protein MTLLPDDPKHLTSILLFAIFAVLTSTSHATVQLTDLRCEYRVDPLGIENIHPRLSWKIIDSDKTRGQKQTGHRILVASKENKLKQNIGDLWDTGLVPGAQSVNNVYNGTSLSSGQQCFWKVCITDASGKLSDWSPIARFTVGLLDPTDWKGEWVYKADQEKTDHNWYRKSFKLYQEPRSAFVYVASFGYHELYVNGEKVTDNVLNPVASFMKKRIPYLTYDVSDYLTTGDNVIAIWHAAGWARWRRTPEYRSVPFVFKAQVEIATNENELSFGSDESWKCKKSYSSYFGDWDVLDFGGEIIDDRLHEEDWNRADYDDSGWGNARVYRASDLNAKFPDGQTVTIAINSTKDRTLNVGPYTDIEAELTAQIVQPQVRFKEVKPIEVKDNHDGTYRIDMGENYTGFFEMHLYDGTEGESVFFEISDRTEVTMNWNQKSQYIFGKSGKGRFTNRFNVAGGRWVTVYGLSSQPHLDDISGYVVTCDRPQVSKFECSNDLLNRIYQVNLNTYLANTLDGILMDCPHRERRGWGEVTVAAMYGDALPNFDSGAYMEQYLQFQRDAQLHDGQVRAVINEQDRPFLMWKANSPITVWETYKVLGDPKVLEDNYQAMQRWMQWLHNASDYQTGGALKIGTQGAREFPGLGDWCTPRGNFWDSSNSPDAAHFNNCVYAYMLSCAGNIAKALGRTDDAHTYADRLKAQQQATHRQSYDPETGKYLDGKQVDQAFALLAGVTPESEKAKVRAQLVENLLYTFPYYDTGSSGQALYTRYFVEHGERMDLVYELLRDRHHPSYGYFIEQGKTTWPERWSAVGNSQIHTCYTGIGAYFIKGIGGIRVDPDHAGFKQFLIKPAPVGDLAYANTQYESMHGNIVVNWRRDGTAATYHIEVPPNTSATVFIPATDKQHVRESDVLAEKSEGVTFVGGEPSDAVGHYVVYQVDSGVYNFYVDELPEPRFPDPLAKTSNLSTIGRMNASSMFIESEKLPGFEAFKANDENRETCWKAAEPNHQWIEVSWLKPQEFSRVVIQEQGDHITSYKVLYWTGSEWKKLVAGGECGRDRVHEFSPVKSTKCRLLIPEAAAAPTICEFQVN; from the coding sequence ATGACACTTCTTCCAGACGATCCCAAGCACCTCACTTCGATATTGTTGTTTGCGATATTCGCAGTTTTGACATCGACCAGTCATGCGACGGTTCAATTGACGGATCTACGTTGTGAATATCGGGTCGATCCGTTGGGAATCGAAAATATCCATCCGCGGCTTAGTTGGAAGATCATCGATTCCGACAAGACGCGAGGTCAGAAACAGACCGGTCACCGAATCCTTGTGGCGAGCAAAGAGAACAAACTGAAGCAAAACATCGGCGACCTTTGGGACACGGGGCTTGTGCCGGGGGCTCAGTCCGTGAACAACGTCTATAACGGCACTTCCTTGTCGTCTGGACAGCAGTGTTTCTGGAAAGTCTGCATCACTGACGCATCCGGCAAGCTTTCTGATTGGAGCCCGATTGCAAGGTTCACCGTTGGGCTGCTGGATCCTACCGACTGGAAAGGCGAGTGGGTTTATAAAGCGGATCAGGAAAAGACTGATCACAACTGGTATCGCAAGAGTTTCAAGCTGTACCAAGAGCCTCGATCAGCATTCGTCTATGTGGCTTCATTTGGCTATCACGAACTCTACGTAAATGGCGAAAAAGTGACGGACAATGTTCTCAATCCAGTCGCGTCATTCATGAAGAAGCGGATTCCATATCTCACCTATGATGTCTCGGACTACTTGACGACGGGCGACAACGTGATCGCGATCTGGCACGCAGCGGGATGGGCACGCTGGCGACGGACGCCGGAGTATCGAAGCGTCCCATTTGTATTCAAGGCTCAAGTGGAAATCGCAACCAATGAGAACGAGCTGAGCTTTGGTTCGGATGAAAGCTGGAAATGCAAAAAGAGTTATAGCTCCTATTTTGGCGATTGGGATGTCTTAGATTTCGGCGGGGAAATCATTGATGACCGGCTTCACGAAGAGGACTGGAACCGAGCCGACTATGACGACAGCGGTTGGGGCAATGCCCGTGTCTACCGTGCGTCGGACCTGAACGCGAAGTTCCCAGACGGCCAAACGGTCACCATCGCGATCAACAGCACCAAAGATCGAACGTTGAATGTGGGTCCGTACACCGACATCGAAGCCGAATTGACCGCGCAGATTGTCCAGCCGCAGGTTCGCTTCAAAGAAGTGAAACCGATCGAGGTCAAGGATAACCATGACGGCACCTACCGCATCGACATGGGAGAAAACTACACCGGTTTCTTCGAGATGCACTTGTACGATGGCACGGAAGGGGAATCGGTTTTCTTTGAAATCAGCGATCGGACCGAAGTCACGATGAACTGGAATCAAAAGAGCCAATACATCTTCGGCAAAAGTGGAAAAGGACGCTTCACCAACCGTTTCAATGTGGCGGGCGGCCGGTGGGTGACCGTGTACGGCTTGTCATCCCAGCCACACCTAGACGACATCAGTGGCTACGTCGTCACCTGCGATCGCCCTCAGGTCAGTAAGTTTGAATGTTCCAATGATCTGCTAAATAGGATTTACCAAGTCAACCTTAACACCTATCTGGCCAACACACTGGACGGCATCCTGATGGACTGCCCACACCGCGAGCGCCGCGGTTGGGGTGAGGTGACGGTGGCCGCGATGTACGGCGATGCGCTACCGAATTTCGATAGCGGTGCCTACATGGAGCAATACCTGCAGTTCCAACGTGATGCTCAATTGCATGATGGTCAAGTCCGCGCGGTGATCAACGAACAGGACCGTCCGTTTCTGATGTGGAAAGCTAACAGCCCGATCACTGTATGGGAAACCTACAAAGTGTTGGGCGATCCCAAGGTGCTGGAGGACAACTACCAGGCGATGCAACGTTGGATGCAGTGGCTCCACAATGCTTCCGACTATCAGACGGGCGGGGCACTCAAAATTGGAACGCAAGGCGCCAGGGAATTCCCAGGCCTGGGTGACTGGTGCACGCCGAGAGGCAACTTTTGGGACAGCAGCAATTCGCCAGATGCGGCCCATTTCAATAACTGCGTTTACGCCTACATGCTGTCGTGTGCCGGGAATATCGCCAAAGCCCTTGGCAGAACAGACGACGCACACACGTATGCCGACCGCTTAAAAGCCCAGCAGCAAGCCACGCACCGGCAGTCATACGATCCGGAAACTGGAAAGTACCTAGACGGCAAACAGGTCGATCAAGCCTTTGCACTGCTGGCTGGTGTGACGCCGGAATCTGAGAAGGCCAAAGTTCGTGCGCAGCTGGTAGAAAACTTACTTTACACGTTCCCCTACTACGACACGGGCAGTTCCGGACAGGCTTTGTACACACGCTATTTCGTCGAACATGGCGAGCGAATGGATCTGGTTTATGAATTACTGAGGGACAGGCATCATCCCAGCTATGGTTATTTCATCGAGCAGGGGAAAACGACTTGGCCGGAACGCTGGTCGGCGGTCGGGAACAGTCAAATCCACACCTGCTACACAGGGATCGGAGCCTACTTTATCAAGGGGATTGGAGGCATTCGCGTTGATCCGGATCACGCCGGATTCAAACAGTTCTTAATCAAGCCCGCGCCGGTGGGCGACCTAGCGTATGCGAACACGCAGTACGAATCCATGCACGGCAACATCGTGGTGAATTGGCGGCGTGATGGAACCGCCGCGACCTATCACATCGAAGTGCCGCCCAACACATCGGCTACCGTATTCATTCCGGCCACCGACAAACAGCATGTAAGGGAGAGCGACGTCCTGGCAGAGAAGTCTGAAGGAGTCACGTTTGTTGGTGGCGAGCCCAGCGATGCGGTGGGACACTATGTCGTTTATCAAGTCGACTCGGGAGTTTACAACTTCTATGTCGACGAGCTACCCGAACCACGCTTCCCAGATCCGCTGGCCAAGACGTCGAACCTATCAACGATTGGACGCATGAATGCGTCGTCCATGTTCATCGAGTCAGAAAAGCTGCCAGGGTTTGAAGCGTTCAAAGCCAACGACGAGAACCGTGAAACTTGTTGGAAAGCGGCTGAACCAAACCATCAGTGGATCGAAGTATCGTGGCTGAAACCACAAGAATTCAGCCGCGTCGTCATCCAGGAACAGGGCGATCACATCACCAGCTACAAGGTATTGTATTGGACAGGAAGCGAGTGGAAGAAGCTTGTTGCGGGAGGTGAATGTGGGCGAGATCGAGTTCACGAATTCAGTCCGGTCAAGTCCACCAAATGTCGGTTGTTGATCCCAGAAGCCGCCGCGGCACCGACCATCTGTGAGTTTCAGGTGAATTGA
- a CDS encoding sugar phosphate isomerase/epimerase family protein, with protein sequence MMRRRNLLCASLATALSPLCMRSTGVCHAQDTDQSRVKSNVRLKLGLNAFTFNTALISGEMTRNDVIDFCCRHQIDGVDMTGYYFSQYPEVPDDQSLLEFKKYAFENGVIISGTGVKNDFSVADSELFQKEVQLVKSWIPVTAKMGGDVLRVFSGKRLPQSQDRNACFDRMVQAFRDCAKMAADHGVILGVQPHHDFLKTADQTIKLLDAVNEPWLRVVLDTGSLRNEYVYDEIEKLLPYSATWQLKKDAWIDGTMMPVDLPRIKSIIHKVGYRGFLPFELTGSFDDLAARRMEATDFCTLIQEKLL encoded by the coding sequence ATGATGCGACGAAGAAACCTGCTATGCGCCTCGTTGGCGACTGCGTTGTCACCGCTTTGTATGCGGTCCACTGGGGTTTGCCATGCTCAGGATACAGACCAATCGAGAGTGAAAAGTAACGTCCGATTGAAACTGGGGCTTAATGCATTCACTTTCAACACAGCACTGATCTCAGGGGAGATGACACGCAACGATGTGATCGACTTCTGCTGCCGTCATCAGATTGATGGGGTGGATATGACGGGATACTACTTTTCACAGTATCCGGAGGTTCCCGACGATCAATCGCTGTTGGAGTTCAAGAAGTATGCCTTCGAGAATGGTGTCATCATCAGCGGGACGGGCGTAAAGAATGATTTCTCAGTGGCCGATTCGGAGCTATTCCAAAAGGAAGTGCAGTTAGTCAAAAGCTGGATCCCCGTGACGGCCAAAATGGGAGGCGATGTGCTGCGAGTCTTCTCCGGGAAAAGATTGCCCCAATCCCAGGACCGCAACGCCTGTTTTGATCGAATGGTTCAAGCATTTCGAGACTGCGCAAAGATGGCCGCTGACCATGGCGTGATCCTTGGTGTCCAGCCCCATCATGACTTTCTGAAAACGGCCGATCAGACCATCAAACTGCTCGACGCCGTGAACGAACCTTGGCTGAGGGTCGTGTTGGATACCGGCAGTCTGCGAAACGAGTATGTTTATGATGAAATCGAAAAGCTGTTACCCTATTCAGCGACGTGGCAATTAAAAAAAGATGCCTGGATCGACGGAACAATGATGCCGGTCGATCTGCCTCGGATCAAGTCGATCATCCACAAGGTTGGCTATCGTGGCTTTTTGCCATTCGAGCTAACAGGGAGCTTTGATGATTTGGCCGCACGTCGCATGGAGGCCACAGACTTTTGCACATTGATCCAAGAAAAACTTCTCTGA
- a CDS encoding BNR repeat-containing protein, whose translation MANGIQRSLVSENGMPLDIVDRHSQWNFGPGALQTFSGWQYAAYWDDAKQVSVARRKLPDGPWAVVSLSDYQRTSTGDRGKGGVISRGFGDGHEKVAMGISSDGYIHLSFDHHLSTLRYRRSIQPIAKAPERVVWNEKLFGIVQNHLGIIDSRSHRNDAQKIVDQTAPKLESVTYPSFVSHGNSMLLYLRLGGGSGAANSHLFHYSGGSWSPRDEPSSQFIDQRWSGGDGTVNAYPFGLVFQHGRCHLTWCWRDNPDHRTSHDLCYAYSDDGGIHWCNNDGRLVATRGLEFITADSTGITVMKIPPGHGYRNGGSMVVDEESRVHVLARGPNGDPTIYQRDPQAGDWTRMQAPQLGKLLTYNGNLYLVSNDTFYRTNPADPTKFKVLASGFESTFEDSKLSLDLQRPSHDGWTSIIGQKGKNITVIDVKLE comes from the coding sequence ATGGCAAACGGTATCCAGCGTTCGTTGGTTTCTGAAAACGGCATGCCTTTAGATATTGTGGATCGGCATTCACAATGGAACTTCGGCCCGGGGGCACTTCAGACGTTCAGCGGTTGGCAATATGCCGCCTACTGGGATGACGCAAAGCAGGTTTCGGTAGCCAGACGGAAGCTGCCGGATGGTCCCTGGGCTGTCGTGTCTTTATCCGATTACCAACGGACCAGCACTGGCGATCGCGGAAAGGGCGGCGTGATCTCACGCGGATTCGGAGACGGTCACGAGAAGGTTGCAATGGGGATCTCGTCCGATGGTTATATTCATCTGTCGTTTGACCACCACCTGTCAACTCTGCGGTATCGCCGCAGTATCCAACCAATCGCCAAGGCCCCAGAACGGGTCGTTTGGAACGAGAAATTGTTCGGGATCGTTCAAAATCACTTGGGAATCATAGACAGTCGCAGCCACCGCAATGACGCTCAGAAGATCGTCGACCAAACCGCTCCCAAACTAGAAAGCGTGACGTATCCGAGTTTCGTCTCGCACGGCAATTCGATGCTGTTGTACCTGCGCCTCGGTGGTGGGTCCGGGGCCGCAAACTCACATCTGTTTCATTACTCAGGCGGATCTTGGTCACCGCGTGATGAACCGTCCAGTCAGTTCATCGACCAACGTTGGTCTGGTGGTGACGGAACCGTGAACGCGTATCCGTTTGGGTTGGTGTTCCAACACGGTAGATGCCACTTGACGTGGTGCTGGCGAGACAACCCGGATCATCGCACCTCACACGACCTTTGCTACGCCTACAGTGACGACGGAGGGATTCATTGGTGTAACAACGACGGGAGGTTGGTCGCAACACGCGGTCTCGAATTCATCACTGCCGACAGCACCGGCATCACTGTCATGAAGATCCCGCCTGGACACGGCTATCGCAACGGCGGGTCGATGGTCGTCGACGAGGAAAGCCGAGTTCATGTTCTGGCACGCGGCCCTAACGGCGATCCGACGATTTACCAGCGTGATCCCCAAGCCGGCGATTGGACACGAATGCAAGCGCCACAGCTTGGAAAGCTTTTGACCTACAATGGCAACCTTTACCTTGTATCCAATGACACTTTCTATCGAACCAACCCAGCCGATCCGACGAAATTCAAGGTCCTCGCATCTGGTTTTGAATCCACCTTCGAAGACAGCAAGTTGTCACTCGATCTCCAACGCCCATCACACGACGGTTGGACATCGATCATCGGCCAAAAAGGCAAGAATATCACTGTGATCGACGTGAAGCTTGAATAG